A genomic region of Castor canadensis chromosome 16, mCasCan1.hap1v2, whole genome shotgun sequence contains the following coding sequences:
- the LOC109677596 gene encoding melanoma inhibitory activity protein 2-like has product MIHCLEDESKVLKSKVAKAKITLRLLQVNEAHLKDSTTDVWKENSKLQESCKQLLREAEACKEQVSELNKQKIKGEDSVAHAEQLLSTKEDHIRSLTECLLKMKVWPILQEYVTDNGHLPSAMKSGSGNGTLLDNQTEEALRKLMYAVKLDGSLKTLEQERNKVYTQLCDVKRASEDLTQHIKNVQCEHEILQCENTQLEVENKKLWQNIKKIKELYEENGVKFYMKFMAEDHYQRDIEKKVSKAEEKMRQAAEDLQTYKNTARELEEKLERTNHYYQEQIVSYDQKAYFNSLKAQAAEKQLKYFRKVNASKSKKLLKMYLEFEHLEKFGISNAAYIREHFPRDPSPLGEPSSERKAFLSPVFLEGQFRPPPFLPQGEQGSRRPENPVEHHISNERRQSSNDRVTVPRRAPPETGSLSPPCKQDGRMIFPPSDHPCTDPALPPQRHTSYVPVSSLPMESKVVCPGFVPPVPGPFFPVHPSPGQYFVPRDFRGPPYPPVPMRNVHSPRGFPTCLPPRAAYSPAVATFLK; this is encoded by the coding sequence ATGATACATTGCCTGGAGGATGAGTCAAAAGTTCTCAAATCCAAAGTAGCTAAAGCCAAAATAACCTTAAGACTCCTTCAGGTCAATGAAGCACATCTTAAGGACTCAACAACAGATgtttggaaggaaaactccaaACTTCAAGAAAGCTGTAAGCAACTTTTACGAGAAGCTGAAGCATGCAAAGAACAAGTGAGTGaacttaataaacagaaaattaaggGGGAAGACTCTGTGGCACATGCAGAACAACTTCTAAGTACCAAGGAAGATCACATCAGGTCTCTAACTGAATGCTTGCTAAAGATGAAAGTCTGGCCTATTCTTCAAGAATATGTGACAGATAACGGGCACTTGCCATCAGCAATGAAGAGTGGATCAGGAAATGGCACTCTCTTAGATAACCAGACAGAAGAAGCCTTGAGAAAGCTGATGTATGCTGTGAAGTTAGATGGTTCTTTAAAAACCTTAGAACAAGAAAGGAACAAAGTTTATACACAGTTGTGTGACGTCAAGAGAGCAAGTGAAGATCTTACACAGCATATTAAAAATGTCCAGTGTGAACATGaaattttacagtgtgaaaataCCCAGTTGGAAGTTGAAAATAAGAAACTTTGGCagaatattaagaaaattaaagaactGTATGAGGAGAATGGAGTGAAATTCTACATGAAATTTATGGCAGAGGATCATTACCAGCGAGACATAGAGAAGAAAGTttccaaagcagaagaaaagatgagACAGGCGGCTGAAGACCTGCAGACCTATAAAAATACAGCCAGAGAGCTCGAAGAAAAATTGGAGAGAACCAATCATTATTATCAAGAGCAGATTGTTTCCTATGATCAAAAAGCTTATTTTAACTCCTTGAAAGCCCAGGCTGCTGAAAAACAGCTCAAGTATTTTAGGAAAGTCAATGCTAGCAAGAGTAAAAAGTTACTGAAAATGTACTTGGAATTTGAACATTTAGAGAAATTTGGTATTTCAAACGCAGCATATATCAGAGAGCATTTTCCACGTGATCCCTCACCATTGGGTGAACCATCATCAGAAAGGAAAGCTTTCCTGTCTCCAGTTTTCTTGGAAGGTCAATTCAGACCTCCACCTTTTCTTCCTCAGGGAGAACAAGGCTCCAGAAGACCAGAGAATCCTGTAGAGCATCACATTAGCAATGAAAGAAGACAATCAAGCAATGACAGGGTGACTGTCCCTCGTAGAGCACCTCCTGAGACTGGATCCCTGTCTCCTCCATGCAAACAGGATGGAAGAATGATTTTCCCTCCATCAGATCACCCGTGTACTGATCCAGCTCTTCCTCCACAGAGACATACTTCATATGTGCCTGTTTCATCTCTGCCTATGGAAAGTAAAGTAGTGTGTCCAGGTTTTGTCCCTCCTGTCCCAGGTCCATTCTTCCCAGTGCATCCAAGCCCCGGACAGTATTTTGTCCCAAGGGATTTCCGTGGCCCACCATATCCCCCAGTTCCAATGAGAAATGTCCATTCACCGAGGGGTTTCCCCACTTGTCTTCCCCCAAGAGCTGCATATTCCCCTGCTGTAGCCACATTCTTGAAGTAG